A stretch of Pirellulales bacterium DNA encodes these proteins:
- a CDS encoding oxidoreductase yields MSDSWWMQQLGRVVMLAPAVQLGVVGAAMLAGRPLGEKRTARLAQASVSVGLLAAIGVLGLMLLSGARHVEIEFGHWVEVSKSHFGEPFHFHLKFVFDRLSVPLVILSYVLVGVIGAFATRYLHRERGFARFFLLYSVFLAGMVVAVMAGTVETLFLGWELVGLSSALLVAFFHERPAPVENGQRVWAVYRVADAAFLVAAVALHHATGAGDFAAMTGSEPWPHGQALLSSQAALGIGVLLLAAAAGKSALVPFSGWLPRAMEGPTPSSAVFYGALSVHLGTFLLLRFSPVLELSLALRVLVIGLGLATAVYGAVVSRVQPDVKTALAFASLTQVGLITAEIGCGLRYVPLVHMIGHACFRTLQLLRTPSLLQDHSTLENAIGRRLGELAAPSRVRLPLGARRRLYRWALERGRLDAMLDRFVVTPFLELFRWCHRRERQWTNWLAGGPPRCEADPCDAEDLESDAA; encoded by the coding sequence ATGAGCGATTCCTGGTGGATGCAGCAATTGGGGCGCGTCGTCATGCTCGCCCCGGCCGTGCAGTTGGGAGTCGTCGGCGCCGCGATGCTCGCGGGGCGCCCGCTCGGCGAGAAGCGGACCGCCCGCCTCGCCCAGGCGTCGGTGTCGGTCGGCCTGCTGGCGGCCATCGGGGTGCTAGGGTTGATGTTGCTGTCCGGCGCCCGCCATGTCGAGATCGAGTTCGGCCACTGGGTCGAGGTCTCCAAATCGCATTTCGGCGAGCCGTTTCATTTTCACCTCAAGTTCGTCTTCGACCGGCTCTCCGTTCCGCTGGTGATCCTCAGCTACGTGCTCGTGGGCGTGATCGGCGCGTTTGCAACGCGGTACCTTCACCGCGAGCGGGGCTTCGCTCGGTTCTTTCTGCTCTACAGCGTGTTCCTCGCGGGGATGGTCGTCGCGGTGATGGCCGGAACGGTCGAGACGCTGTTTCTGGGGTGGGAGTTGGTCGGCTTGTCGTCGGCGCTGTTGGTGGCGTTCTTTCACGAACGACCCGCCCCGGTCGAAAACGGCCAACGGGTCTGGGCCGTCTATCGCGTCGCCGACGCCGCCTTCCTCGTGGCGGCGGTGGCGCTTCACCATGCGACCGGCGCCGGCGACTTCGCTGCGATGACCGGATCGGAGCCGTGGCCGCACGGCCAGGCGCTGTTGAGTTCCCAAGCGGCGCTGGGAATCGGCGTCTTGTTGTTGGCCGCCGCGGCGGGGAAGAGCGCGCTGGTTCCCTTTTCCGGTTGGCTGCCCCGCGCGATGGAAGGGCCGACCCCGTCGAGCGCCGTCTTTTACGGCGCGTTGTCGGTCCACCTGGGGACGTTCCTGTTGTTGCGGTTCAGCCCCGTGTTGGAACTCTCGCTTGCGCTCCGCGTGCTGGTGATCGGCCTGGGACTGGCCACGGCGGTCTACGGGGCGGTCGTCTCGCGAGTGCAGCCCGACGTGAAGACGGCGCTCGCCTTCGCCTCGCTCACCCAAGTGGGGCTCATCACCGCTGAGATCGGTTGCGGGTTGCGTTACGTGCCGCTCGTGCACATGATCGGCCACGCCTGCTTTCGCACGCTGCAACTGCTCCGCACGCCAAGCTTGCTGCAGGACCACTCGACGCTGGAAAACGCCATCGGCAGGCGCCTGGGCGAGTTGGCCGCGCCGTCCCGCGTGCGGTTGCCCCTGGGGGCCCGGCGCCGGCTTTATCGGTGGGCGCTCGAGCGAGGCCGCCTCGACGCGATGCTCGATCGGTTCGTCGTGACGCCGTTCTTGGAGCTCTTTCGATGGTGCCACCGTCGCGAGCGGCAGTGGACGAACTGGCTCGCCGGCGGCCCGCCCCGTTGCGAGGCCGATCCGTGCGATGCCGAGGACCTGGAGTCCGACGCCGCATGA
- a CDS encoding DUF2309 domain-containing protein codes for MTHLSLERPANAAATESIPSVGETVARLAHLLPSQGPITVFVHHNTLHAFEHLTFAEAVVQAADLFDRHPYLPEEDYRTELNRGRIRPQDLSHELIDELDEVGDELIGSLGTRHELWLSMLGSPLREGPDAEIHWFIDETEALYRFRPEASAAACANSVQQTRRWLVRDYAADAATEGRLREQTARLIKQFGPQDVESWSARTWDAFTLHLLWQICRDGVAMNSGSAKRPKPIPAKDRRAQRLVDAELIRLCGAFLDQGFAVWDLPERERGLFASYLDLRGDGPADAPWMVGLAEELAEIRRLGLGPEQCLERALAAVAVDDTQRETTLRDALLALPGWAGMLWQMETNAEWTVRPAPPGTLLEYAAIRLLLTKFAEKFLARADAADSPPAEPKLAGRSPLLQAFRVFQIAQVRGWTPVDLLRLRPAEWRRLLREVEAFSSRERRRIYHQAYERRLREEVLGAICENARAIARPTSPAALPAFQLVACIDDREESFRRHLEEVAPECETFGYAGFFGVAMYYRGVSEAHFRPLCPVNVKPRHYLQEKPALSAEEASRRQARARRTIGRVIHAANLGARTLLGGAVASLMGAAATLPLVLRVVAPRTAGQFQKLFGRIVVPGRTQLTIERTHPLPGSGVDQLGYHVDEMAAIVEGTLRAIGLVERFAPLVIVAGHGSSSLNNPHAAAYDCGACGGGRGGPNARAFAQMANDPRLRAALAARGLKVPESTWFLGAYHNTGDDGIEYYDLDELPATRRAAFQTARDAIEEARTRNAHERCRRFESASLSLSPAAALRHVEGRAADLSQVRIECGHATNAYCLVGRRAWSRGLFLDRRAFLASYDPRIDDEDGSILARVLAAVIPVCGGINLEYYFSRIDNNGYGCGTKLPHNITSMLGVMDGAGSDLRTGLPWQMVEIHEPVRILFVVETTPETLERIIASNAELAALVGREWVQLAAFDPQSRAMHLHRRGRFEPHAVSAATLPVVDSSAAWYRGQRDHLGFARVAPTGVPGDGAGEGGAA; via the coding sequence GTGACGCACCTCTCGCTCGAACGCCCCGCGAATGCGGCGGCGACTGAGTCGATCCCCTCGGTCGGAGAAACCGTCGCCCGGCTTGCGCATCTGCTGCCGTCGCAGGGGCCGATCACGGTGTTCGTGCATCACAACACGCTGCACGCCTTCGAGCACCTGACGTTCGCCGAGGCGGTTGTCCAGGCGGCCGACTTGTTCGACCGCCATCCTTACCTCCCCGAGGAGGACTACCGCACGGAGCTCAATCGCGGTCGGATTCGACCGCAGGATCTGTCGCACGAGTTGATCGACGAACTCGACGAGGTGGGGGACGAGCTCATCGGGTCGTTGGGGACTCGACATGAGTTGTGGTTGAGCATGCTCGGAAGTCCGCTCCGTGAAGGACCCGACGCGGAAATCCACTGGTTCATCGACGAGACCGAGGCCCTGTACCGATTTCGCCCCGAAGCGAGCGCCGCGGCCTGTGCAAACTCGGTCCAACAGACCCGCCGGTGGCTGGTTCGCGACTACGCCGCCGACGCCGCGACTGAAGGTCGGTTGCGTGAGCAGACGGCGCGGTTGATCAAACAGTTCGGCCCGCAGGACGTCGAGTCGTGGTCCGCCAGGACGTGGGATGCGTTCACGCTGCACCTGCTATGGCAGATCTGCCGCGACGGCGTCGCCATGAACTCAGGCAGTGCAAAGCGCCCCAAGCCGATCCCTGCGAAGGATCGTCGAGCGCAGCGGTTGGTCGATGCGGAGTTGATTCGCCTCTGCGGGGCGTTTCTCGATCAAGGGTTTGCGGTGTGGGACCTGCCCGAGCGCGAGCGGGGCCTGTTCGCATCGTACTTGGACCTTCGCGGCGACGGTCCGGCGGACGCCCCGTGGATGGTCGGCCTCGCGGAGGAACTCGCCGAGATCCGGCGACTCGGACTGGGGCCCGAGCAGTGCCTCGAACGGGCCCTCGCGGCAGTCGCGGTCGACGACACGCAGCGCGAAACGACGCTGCGGGACGCGCTGCTGGCGCTTCCCGGGTGGGCGGGCATGCTGTGGCAGATGGAAACCAACGCCGAGTGGACCGTCCGTCCCGCGCCGCCGGGAACTCTGCTCGAGTACGCGGCCATTCGCCTGCTGTTGACGAAGTTCGCCGAGAAATTTCTGGCTCGCGCCGATGCAGCCGATTCGCCTCCGGCGGAGCCCAAGCTCGCTGGCCGCAGTCCGCTGCTGCAGGCGTTTCGGGTGTTTCAGATTGCACAGGTCCGGGGGTGGACGCCGGTTGATCTGCTGCGTCTGCGGCCGGCCGAGTGGCGCCGATTGCTGCGCGAGGTCGAGGCGTTCTCCAGCCGAGAACGACGACGCATCTATCACCAAGCGTACGAACGCCGCCTGCGCGAGGAGGTCCTCGGGGCGATTTGCGAGAACGCTCGCGCGATCGCGCGCCCGACGAGCCCTGCGGCTCTGCCGGCGTTCCAACTGGTCGCCTGCATCGACGATCGCGAGGAGTCGTTTCGCCGTCACCTCGAGGAGGTCGCTCCGGAGTGCGAGACGTTCGGCTACGCCGGGTTCTTCGGCGTGGCGATGTACTATCGGGGCGTCAGCGAGGCGCACTTTCGTCCGCTCTGCCCGGTCAACGTCAAGCCGCGGCATTACCTGCAGGAGAAACCCGCGCTGTCGGCTGAGGAGGCGAGCCGCCGGCAAGCGCGAGCCCGGCGCACCATTGGCCGCGTGATCCATGCGGCGAACCTTGGGGCTCGGACGCTGCTGGGGGGCGCCGTGGCGAGCCTGATGGGCGCTGCGGCGACGCTGCCGCTTGTGTTGCGCGTCGTGGCGCCGCGAACGGCCGGCCAGTTCCAGAAGTTGTTCGGACGGATCGTCGTCCCGGGGCGGACCCAATTGACGATCGAGCGGACCCATCCCTTGCCGGGAAGCGGCGTCGATCAACTCGGCTATCACGTCGACGAGATGGCTGCGATTGTGGAAGGGACTTTGCGAGCAATCGGGCTCGTCGAGCGTTTCGCCCCGCTGGTGATCGTCGCGGGGCACGGCTCAAGCAGCCTCAACAATCCCCACGCCGCCGCTTATGACTGCGGCGCGTGCGGCGGCGGACGAGGGGGCCCCAACGCCCGCGCTTTCGCTCAGATGGCCAACGACCCGCGGCTCCGGGCCGCGCTTGCCGCTCGCGGGTTGAAGGTCCCCGAATCGACATGGTTTCTCGGAGCGTACCACAACACGGGGGACGACGGGATCGAGTACTACGACCTCGACGAACTGCCCGCGACTCGTCGCGCGGCGTTCCAGACGGCCCGCGATGCAATCGAGGAGGCCCGCACCCGCAACGCTCACGAACGGTGCCGGCGATTCGAATCGGCGTCGTTGTCGCTCTCGCCGGCGGCGGCGCTGCGACACGTCGAGGGCCGGGCCGCCGATCTCTCGCAGGTGCGCATCGAATGCGGCCACGCGACCAACGCCTACTGCCTCGTCGGGCGTCGTGCGTGGAGCCGCGGACTGTTCCTCGATCGCCGCGCGTTCTTGGCCTCGTACGACCCCCGGATCGACGACGAGGACGGATCGATCCTGGCGCGGGTGCTTGCCGCTGTGATCCCGGTCTGCGGGGGGATCAATCTGGAATACTACTTCTCGCGGATCGACAACAACGGTTACGGCTGCGGAACCAAGCTGCCGCACAACATCACGTCGATGCTCGGGGTGATGGACGGCGCGGGCAGCGATCTCCGCACCGGGTTGCCGTGGCAGATGGTCGAGATCCACGAGCCGGTTCGGATCCTGTTCGTCGTTGAGACGACTCCCGAGACGCTCGAGCGCATCATCGCCTCCAATGCGGAACTCGCGGCCCTCGTCGGGCGGGAGTGGGTGCAGTTGGCCGCGTTCGATCCGCAGTCGAGGGCGATGCATCTGCACCGCCGCGGGCGATTCGAGCCCCACGCAGTTTCTGCCGCGACGTTGCCGGTCGTCGACTCGTCGGCGGCCTGGTATCGCGGGCAACGCGACCACCTCGGCTTTGCTCGCGTCGCGCCGACCGGCGTTCCCGGCGACGGGGCAGGGGAGGGGGGGGCGGCATGA
- the pdxA gene encoding 4-hydroxythreonine-4-phosphate dehydrogenase PdxA, which translates to MRDGDPMTTDPAEKPILALTLGDPAGVGPEVVVRAWGDPRVHACCRPVAVGRPEHLAQAADLLGVTAHVRTVDSVTAIRMLGEETGDRLHIACLPVGDDESLAAPRAQVDSRTGHAAYEAVCRATRGALAGEFAGIVTGPLSKAALHAAGHDYPGHTELLAELCGVDDFAMMLYLPPEELPGSRCGLGVVHTTLHCALRDAIDRLSTAEILAKCRLAHRAMSDGFGLTEPRIGVCALNPHAGEEGLFGEEERTLIAPAVEAARFAGIDATGPLPADTLMVRARAGEFDAVVAMYHDQGHIALKLLGMHRAVNVTLGLPIVRTSVAHGTAFDRAWQGTAESSGMVAAITTAARLAQRRRTAGQEA; encoded by the coding sequence ATGCGAGACGGCGATCCGATGACGACCGACCCGGCTGAGAAACCGATTCTGGCCCTGACGCTCGGCGATCCCGCGGGGGTGGGCCCCGAGGTCGTCGTACGCGCCTGGGGGGACCCGCGGGTCCACGCCTGTTGCCGGCCCGTGGCGGTCGGACGCCCCGAGCATCTCGCCCAGGCAGCCGATCTTCTGGGCGTTACGGCCCATGTTCGCACGGTCGACTCGGTGACGGCGATCCGCATGCTCGGCGAAGAAACGGGGGACCGGCTCCACATCGCCTGCCTGCCGGTCGGCGACGACGAGTCGCTGGCCGCCCCTCGGGCCCAAGTCGATTCTCGCACCGGTCACGCCGCGTACGAGGCGGTTTGCCGGGCGACCCGCGGCGCGCTGGCCGGCGAGTTCGCAGGGATCGTCACCGGCCCCTTGAGCAAGGCGGCGCTCCATGCTGCGGGGCACGACTATCCGGGGCACACCGAGCTGCTGGCCGAGCTGTGCGGCGTGGACGACTTCGCAATGATGCTCTACCTGCCGCCGGAGGAGTTGCCCGGTTCGCGGTGCGGGCTGGGAGTGGTCCACACGACGCTCCACTGCGCACTGCGCGACGCGATCGATCGGCTGTCGACGGCCGAAATCCTGGCGAAGTGCCGACTCGCTCACCGGGCGATGAGCGACGGGTTCGGGCTCACAGAACCGCGGATCGGGGTTTGCGCCCTCAACCCCCACGCCGGCGAAGAAGGGTTGTTCGGCGAGGAAGAACGAACCCTCATCGCTCCGGCCGTCGAGGCGGCGCGATTCGCCGGGATCGACGCCACGGGACCGTTGCCTGCCGACACGCTGATGGTCCGGGCCCGGGCCGGCGAATTCGACGCGGTCGTGGCGATGTACCACGACCAGGGGCATATCGCGCTCAAACTCCTGGGGATGCACCGGGCGGTCAACGTGACCCTGGGGCTCCCCATCGTCCGCACGAGCGTCGCCCACGGCACGGCGTTCGACCGCGCCTGGCAGGGAACCGCGGAGTCGTCCGGCATGGTCGCCGCGATCACGACCGCAGCCAGGCTGGCGCAGCGCCGCAGGACGGCTGGCCAGGAGGCCTAG
- a CDS encoding SulP family inorganic anion transporter, with protein MNASAKLSAVPLGDVPVGNAAGFSKHFQHDLLSGFLVFLIALPLCLGISLASGYPPLAGVFTAIIGAIVTTFISNSELTIKGPAAGLIVIVAGCVADFGGDGMVGGFSAADGAAYRAALAVGVAAAVLQICFGLFRAGILGEFFPTAAVHGMLAAIGVIIMIKQLPVALGVSAKGEPLEMLREMPQYVHEANPAIAAIGLVSIAIMFAWPAIKRRFRILGLVPAPVIVLAAAVAMGSAFDLLHPHSYTLQNHKYKLGEQYLVAMPDKPLGMFRELTLPDMGALAQPKAWKWIFMFFAIGSLESLLSAKAVDVLDPWKRRTNLNRDMLAVGAANLAASCVGGLPMISEIVRSKANVDNGARTRFANMWHGLFLLLCVALIPTLLHRIPLAALAGMLVYTGFRLAHPHEFLNIYRIGKEQLAIFVTTLLMVLATDLLIGVAAGIVLKMLIHRVNGVPLRALFKPYLEIEEVDEQTSRIVARGSAVFSNWIPFRRQIEDVGLVQRRNLVIDLADARLVDHSVMEKLEQVQTEFEQEGLRLTITGLDAHRQMSRHALAARKQGLPTMRRITLYVAASAEGRIAEHVRRAGAVGFASADCRRLEGLAQGAGEDGASVRIEIVVPLESSGELLAAVRRESLLVGGGVLCVETVEAAGDLLGRLADAGAPVEHAVAH; from the coding sequence ATGAACGCCTCTGCAAAGCTCTCCGCGGTCCCCCTGGGGGACGTTCCCGTCGGCAATGCCGCGGGGTTCTCGAAGCATTTCCAGCATGACCTGCTCTCGGGATTCCTGGTTTTCCTGATCGCGCTGCCGTTGTGTCTGGGCATCTCGCTGGCGTCGGGGTATCCGCCGCTGGCGGGGGTGTTCACGGCGATCATCGGGGCGATCGTCACGACGTTCATCAGCAACTCGGAACTGACGATCAAGGGCCCCGCCGCCGGGTTGATCGTGATCGTCGCCGGGTGCGTGGCCGACTTCGGCGGCGACGGCATGGTCGGAGGCTTCTCCGCCGCCGATGGCGCCGCATATCGCGCCGCACTCGCCGTCGGCGTCGCCGCAGCCGTGCTGCAAATCTGCTTCGGGTTGTTTCGCGCCGGGATCCTCGGCGAGTTCTTCCCGACCGCCGCGGTCCACGGCATGCTCGCCGCAATTGGCGTGATCATCATGATCAAGCAACTGCCGGTTGCGCTTGGAGTGTCGGCCAAGGGAGAGCCGCTGGAGATGCTCCGCGAGATGCCGCAGTACGTCCACGAGGCGAACCCGGCGATCGCCGCGATCGGGCTCGTGAGCATCGCGATCATGTTCGCTTGGCCGGCGATCAAGCGGCGCTTCCGCATCCTCGGCCTCGTCCCGGCGCCGGTGATCGTGCTTGCGGCGGCGGTGGCCATGGGGTCGGCGTTCGATCTGCTTCACCCCCACTCCTACACCCTGCAGAACCACAAATACAAGCTGGGCGAGCAATACCTCGTGGCGATGCCCGACAAGCCGCTGGGGATGTTTCGCGAACTGACCCTGCCCGACATGGGGGCGCTCGCCCAGCCGAAGGCGTGGAAGTGGATCTTCATGTTTTTCGCCATCGGCAGCCTCGAATCGCTGTTGAGCGCCAAGGCGGTCGACGTGCTCGATCCGTGGAAACGCCGCACGAATCTCAATCGCGACATGCTGGCCGTGGGAGCGGCTAACCTGGCGGCCTCCTGCGTCGGGGGCTTGCCGATGATCTCGGAGATCGTCCGCAGCAAAGCCAACGTCGACAATGGCGCCCGGACTCGCTTCGCCAACATGTGGCACGGCTTGTTCCTGCTCTTGTGCGTCGCGTTGATCCCGACGCTGCTCCACAGGATTCCGTTGGCGGCCCTCGCGGGGATGCTTGTTTACACCGGCTTTCGCCTGGCCCACCCGCACGAGTTTCTCAACATCTACCGCATCGGCAAGGAGCAGCTCGCGATCTTCGTCACGACGTTGCTCATGGTCCTGGCGACCGACCTGTTGATCGGCGTGGCCGCGGGGATCGTCCTGAAAATGCTCATTCACCGCGTCAACGGCGTCCCGCTGCGGGCGTTGTTCAAGCCGTATCTCGAAATCGAGGAGGTCGACGAGCAGACGAGCCGGATCGTCGCCCGCGGCTCGGCGGTGTTCAGCAATTGGATTCCCTTTCGGCGGCAGATCGAAGACGTCGGTCTTGTCCAGCGGCGCAATCTCGTCATCGATCTGGCTGACGCCCGCCTCGTCGACCACAGCGTCATGGAGAAGCTCGAACAGGTGCAGACCGAGTTCGAGCAGGAAGGGCTCCGCCTGACGATCACCGGGCTCGACGCCCACCGCCAGATGTCGCGGCATGCGCTGGCCGCACGGAAGCAGGGCCTGCCGACCATGCGCCGGATCACGTTGTACGTCGCGGCGTCGGCCGAGGGGCGGATCGCCGAGCATGTTCGCCGCGCGGGAGCGGTTGGGTTCGCCAGCGCCGATTGTCGCCGCCTCGAGGGCCTTGCTCAGGGCGCCGGCGAGGACGGCGCGAGCGTGCGGATCGAAATCGTGGTTCCGTTGGAATCGTCCGGCGAACTGCTCGCAGCGGTGCGACGCGAGTCCCTGCTGGTCGGCGGCGGAGTTCTGTGCGTCGAAACCGTCGAGGCTGCGGGGGACCTCCTCGGCCGCCTTGCCGACGCCGGCGCGCCGGTTGAACACGCGGTCGCTCATTGA
- a CDS encoding oxidoreductase, translating to MNELHFSWIEAAVLAPLVGAALIPLRSDPDRARRCSLVASAIALACTVGAWIDLAVLDAFEAHDRWDLAERLFHRDLLVVDELSAPLLPLVALQFLVTFLATLRTKASRFSFTMALATESITLATLACKEPWLLVALLAAAPVFPAVELVRRGESPRVFVLHMALFAILLVGGQAIVAGAAPGSDAAICGLAMLGVAALVRSGAAPLHCWHADLFERASLGAAILFVTPMTGAYAALRLVLPTAPAWVLHLIALASLATAVYAAGMALVQRDARRFFSFLLLSNSSLVLVGLELVTPLGLVGALCVWLSVSLALTGFGLALRSIESRCGRIDLARYHGMFRATPTLAGFFLLTGLASIGFPGTLGFVAAELLIEGAIDAAPLVGVIVLFASALNGLAVMHAYFRIFTGCEHAGTIDLRIRPAERVAVLALSLLILGGGLYPQPGVSSRRHAAAALLDQRNEHLKQNVTDAASRPAAKSAAGESQR from the coding sequence ATGAACGAGCTCCATTTCTCCTGGATTGAAGCCGCGGTGCTGGCGCCGCTCGTCGGGGCCGCCCTGATCCCGCTGCGCAGCGATCCCGACCGGGCCCGGCGGTGCAGCCTCGTCGCGTCGGCGATTGCGCTGGCTTGCACGGTCGGGGCGTGGATCGATTTGGCCGTCCTCGACGCCTTCGAGGCTCACGATCGGTGGGATCTTGCCGAGCGGCTGTTTCATCGCGACCTGTTGGTGGTCGACGAATTGAGCGCCCCGTTGTTGCCGCTTGTCGCGCTGCAGTTCCTGGTGACGTTCCTCGCGACGCTGCGGACCAAGGCGTCGCGGTTTTCGTTCACCATGGCCCTGGCCACCGAGTCGATCACGCTCGCCACGTTGGCGTGCAAGGAACCGTGGCTGCTCGTCGCACTGCTGGCGGCGGCCCCCGTGTTTCCCGCCGTCGAACTCGTGCGCCGGGGCGAGTCGCCGCGAGTCTTCGTACTGCACATGGCCTTGTTCGCGATCTTGCTGGTCGGCGGACAGGCGATCGTCGCGGGGGCGGCGCCGGGGAGCGATGCGGCGATTTGCGGGCTGGCGATGCTCGGCGTCGCAGCCCTGGTTCGCAGCGGCGCCGCGCCGTTGCACTGTTGGCACGCCGACCTGTTCGAACGGGCGAGCCTGGGCGCCGCGATCTTGTTCGTCACTCCGATGACCGGCGCCTACGCGGCGCTGCGGTTGGTGTTGCCGACCGCACCGGCCTGGGTGCTGCACCTGATCGCCTTGGCCTCGCTGGCGACCGCCGTCTACGCTGCCGGGATGGCCCTCGTGCAACGCGACGCCCGGCGGTTCTTCAGTTTTCTGCTGCTGAGCAACTCTTCGCTGGTGCTCGTGGGGTTGGAACTGGTCACTCCGTTGGGGCTCGTCGGGGCGCTGTGCGTGTGGTTGTCGGTCAGTCTGGCTCTCACGGGGTTCGGTTTGGCGCTCCGGTCGATCGAGAGCCGTTGCGGGCGGATCGATCTGGCCCGCTACCATGGCATGTTCCGTGCGACGCCGACCTTGGCGGGGTTCTTTCTGCTCACCGGGCTGGCGAGCATCGGGTTCCCCGGCACGCTTGGGTTCGTCGCCGCCGAGTTGTTGATCGAGGGAGCCATCGATGCCGCGCCGTTGGTGGGGGTGATCGTGTTGTTCGCCTCGGCCCTCAACGGACTGGCGGTGATGCACGCGTACTTCCGCATCTTCACCGGGTGCGAGCACGCCGGCACGATCGACCTGCGAATCCGCCCGGCGGAGCGCGTGGCCGTGTTGGCGCTGTCGCTGCTGATTCTGGGAGGCGGGCTCTACCCGCAGCCGGGCGTTTCCTCGCGCCGGCATGCGGCCGCAGCGTTGCTCGACCAGCGAAACGAACATCTCAAACAGAATGTCACAGACGCCGCGAGTCGTCCGGCGGCCAAATCCGCCGCCGGCGAGTCGCAACGCTGA